Part of the Chloroflexota bacterium genome, CGTGCCCACGATCAGTACGCCCGCCAACTCGAAGCTGACCGCCACGCGCGCGATTCGCACCGCGAACCTGTCGGCGCGCGCGATGCCCCACACGCCAACGCAGTAGATCAGCGCCGCGAAGGCCGAGAGCGAGTAGGCCACCGGAGCCTCGTCGAACTTCACCGCCAGTTCGTAGGTGCCGCGGCCGACGGCCGCGAACGCGAGCAGTCCGTATGCGGCCAGCAGCGCGACCTGCGCATCGCCACGCAACTGGCGCGGTTCGCTCTTCTTGCCCGTTTCCGTCACGGCCGCGACGGTAGCGGGGCGACGGCTCGCGCGAGTGTGCGAACTATTAGTCTGCGGGTTAGATGCTTTTTCGCCGCATGCCTTCAATGCCCGATCCCGCCAACGCCCCGGCCGGTCGCGACACGCCGATCGATTCGGGCACGCATCACTTCGTGAACGGCCGGCCGCTGCACGGTCCGTGGCCCGACGGCATGCAGACGGCGATCTTCGCGCTGGGCTGCTTCTGGGGTGCCGAACGCGTTTTCTGGCCGATGCCCGGCGTGTACGTCACCGCCGTCGGCTACGTCGCTGGCTACACCCCAAACCCGACCTACGATGAGGTCTGCACCGGCACCACCGGGCACACCGAGGCCGTTCTCGTGGTCTACGACCCGGCCGCGATTAGTTACGGGGATCTGTTGAAGGCGTTCTGGGAGTCGCACGACCCCACGCAAGGAATGCGGCAGGGCAACGACGTCGGTACTCAGTACCGCAGCGGCATCTACGTCAACGGCACCGAGCAGCGAGTCGTTGCCGAGGTATCGCTACAGACCTACC contains:
- the msrA gene encoding peptide-methionine (S)-S-oxide reductase MsrA translates to MLFRRMPSMPDPANAPAGRDTPIDSGTHHFVNGRPLHGPWPDGMQTAIFALGCFWGAERVFWPMPGVYVTAVGYVAGYTPNPTYDEVCTGTTGHTEAVLVVYDPAAISYGDLLKAFWESHDPTQGMRQGNDVGTQYRSGIYVNGTEQRVVAEVSLQTYQEQLDLSGYADITTEVADAGPFYYAEEYHQQYLAKNPSGYCGLGGTGVSCPVGRAFADAD